A window of Nonomuraea angiospora genomic DNA:
TCGGGCTGACCGACCGCGTACACCACGAGCCGAACCAGCTCTCCGGCGGCCAGCAGCAGCGCGTGGCCGTCGCCAGGGCCCTGGTCACCGCGCCCGCGCTGCTGCTGGCCGACGAGCCGACCGGCAACCTCGACACCGCCTCCACCAACGACGTCCTGGAGATCCTGGACCGGCTCAGCGAGTCGGGCCGCACGATCGTGCTCATCACCCACGAGAACGACGTGGCCGCGCACGCCAAGCGGGTGATCAGGCTGGTGGACGGCGAGGTCGTGGAGGACCGCCGCCAGGGCCCGGTGGACGGCCCGCCGCCCCGGATGGCGGGAGTCGCCCGGTGAACCAGCTCGAGATCCTCCGCTTCGCGCTGCGCGGCCTGCTGGCCAACAAGATGCGCAGCTCGCTGACCACGCTCGGCATCCTCATCGGCGTCGCCGCGGTCATCATGCTGGTCGCCGTCGGCGAGGGCTCCTCGCAGAGCATCACGCGCAACATCCAGCGCCTCGGCGCCAACACCCTGACGATCTCCCCGCAGTTCTCGGGCGGCGGCGGCGGTGGTGGCGGTGGCATGCGGGCGCCCGGCGGCGGCACGAACACCGGCCCGCGCACCCAGGCCAGGCAGCTCAGCCTGGCCGACGCCAAGGCGCTGACCGACAGGACCCTGGCGCCCTCCGTCAGGAGCGTCTCGCCGGTCGTGACCGCCTCTTCCTCGACCGCCACGTACGGCGCCGCCAGCCACGCGATCTCGCAGTTCGTCGGCACCTACCCCAGCTACTTCGAGGCCGTCAACAAGCCGGTCTCGAAGGGCACCTACTTCTTCAACGACGACGTGCTGGCCGCCAGGAAGGTCGTGGTGCTCGGCCAGACCGTCGTGGAGGAGCTGTTCGGCACCGTCGATCCCATCGGCAAGCAGGTCAGCGTGTCCGGCGTGCCGTTCACGGTCGTCGGGGTGCTGAAGGAGACCGGGTCCACCGGCATGCAGGACGCCGACGACGTGGCCATCGCGCCGCTGCCCGCCGTACAGCAGAGCCTGAGCGGGTTCGGCTCGCTCAGCTCGATCGTCGTGCAGGCGTCCGGGGCCGACACCACGACGGCGGCGCAGGCCGAGGTCACGGCCATCCTCAACCAGCGGCACGGCATCAAGAACGACAACGCCGACTACCGCATCCTCAACCAGGCCACCCTGCAGGAGACCGTCAGCGCGGCCACCGGCACCTTCACCGTGCTGCTGGGCGCCGTGGCCGCGATCTCGCTGCTGGTGGGCGGCATCGGCATCACCAACATCATGCTGGTGACCGTCACGGAGCGCACCCGCGAGATCGGCATCCGCAAGGCGATCGGCGCGCCCAGGAGCGCGATCCTGGGCCAGTTCCTGCTGGAGGCCACGCTGCTGAGCCTGGTCGGCGGGCTGTCCGGGGTGCTGGTGGCGTTCATCGGGACCAGGTTCACCGTGGCCGGCATCGAGCCGGTCCTCGTGCCGTCGTCGGTGGCGCTCGCGCTGAGCGTGTCGGTGGGGATCGGGTTGTTCTTCGGCAGTTATCCCGCCAACCGGGCGGCCAAGCTGAGGCCGATCCAGGCCCTGCGCCACGAGTAAGGAGAATGACATGGCCCAGCTCGACTCCTCGCCGTACCCCGACGACCTGGGGGAGGAGCTCGCCGTACAGCCGCGGAAGGGCACCTCCAAGCTCACGCTGGCGCTGGCCGCCGGCGTCGTGCTGGTGGCCGGTATCCTCATCGGCATTCAGGCCGCCAACCTGTTCGGCTCGCCGGCCGCCTCCGCCGCCGGGGCGCAGCAGCGCCCCGGCGGCGGGTACGGCCAGCAGCAGGGCGGTTCCGGCCAGCAGCGTGGCGGTTTCGGGCAGCCGCCCGGTTACGGTGGAGGCCAGCGGATGGGCGGCGGCGGGGGAGGCACCATCGGCACCGTCGAGAAGGTCGAGGGCGGCAAGGTCTACGTGAAGACCATGGACGGCTCCACCGTCACGGTCACCACCGACGACCGGACCACCGTCCAGATCTCCAAGCCCGGGAAGGTGTCCGACCTCCGGACCGGCACCAGCGTGGTGGTACGCGGGCAGCAGGGCGGCGACGGCTCGGTGACCGCGACGTCGATCACGCAGGGGAACCTCGGAGGAGGCCCGCGATGACGCGCGAGCCCGAAGCCCGGCTGCTGGTGGTCGATGACGAGCCCAACATCAGGGAGCTGTTCTCGGCCAGCCTGCGCATGGCCGGCTTCGAGGTGCTGACCGCGGCCGACGGCATGGAGGCCCTGCGGGTGGCCGAGGAGAGCTCGCCTGACCTGGTGATGCTCGACGTCATGCTGCCCGACCTGGACGGCCTGGCGGTCGCGGGCAGGCTGCGGTCCCGCGGCCGCCGGGTCCCGGTGCTGTTCGTGACCGCGAAGGACACGTTCGAGGACCGCATCGCGGGGCTGGGCCTGGGCGAGGACTACGTGACCAAGCCGTTCAGCCTGGAGGAGGTCATCGCCAGGATCCGGGCGGTGCTGCGCAGGACCCGGCGCGGCGTGCCGCCGCCCAACCGGCTGCGGGTGGCCGACCTGGAGCTGGACGAGGAGAGCCACGAGGTGTGGCGCGACGGCATCCCGGTGAAGCTGTCGCCGACGGAGTTCAGGCTGCTGCGGTACTTCATGCTCAACGTGGGCCGCGTGCTGTCGAAGACGCAGATCCTCGACCACGTCTGGAACGGCGACTGGCGCACCGACGTCGGGCTCGTCGAGTCGTACGTCTCCTACCTGCGGCGGAAGGTGGACACGGGGGACCGCAAATACCTGCACACGCTGCGCGGGGTGGGCTACATCCTGCGCCCGCCGCGCCTATGAGCGGCGCCGTCTCTCCCGCGCGGCGCCTGCGCGCCAAGGGCGCGGCGGTGCGCAAACACCTGGCCAGGTCCCCGCTGTGGCTGCGGCTGGTGTCGGCGACCCTCCTGCTGGTCACCCTCGCCATCACCGTGACCG
This region includes:
- a CDS encoding ABC transporter permease, whose protein sequence is MNQLEILRFALRGLLANKMRSSLTTLGILIGVAAVIMLVAVGEGSSQSITRNIQRLGANTLTISPQFSGGGGGGGGGMRAPGGGTNTGPRTQARQLSLADAKALTDRTLAPSVRSVSPVVTASSSTATYGAASHAISQFVGTYPSYFEAVNKPVSKGTYFFNDDVLAARKVVVLGQTVVEELFGTVDPIGKQVSVSGVPFTVVGVLKETGSTGMQDADDVAIAPLPAVQQSLSGFGSLSSIVVQASGADTTTAAQAEVTAILNQRHGIKNDNADYRILNQATLQETVSAATGTFTVLLGAVAAISLLVGGIGITNIMLVTVTERTREIGIRKAIGAPRSAILGQFLLEATLLSLVGGLSGVLVAFIGTRFTVAGIEPVLVPSSVALALSVSVGIGLFFGSYPANRAAKLRPIQALRHE
- a CDS encoding response regulator transcription factor, which encodes MTREPEARLLVVDDEPNIRELFSASLRMAGFEVLTAADGMEALRVAEESSPDLVMLDVMLPDLDGLAVAGRLRSRGRRVPVLFVTAKDTFEDRIAGLGLGEDYVTKPFSLEEVIARIRAVLRRTRRGVPPPNRLRVADLELDEESHEVWRDGIPVKLSPTEFRLLRYFMLNVGRVLSKTQILDHVWNGDWRTDVGLVESYVSYLRRKVDTGDRKYLHTLRGVGYILRPPRL